From one Melioribacteraceae bacterium genomic stretch:
- a CDS encoding response regulator transcription factor — translation MNKYTRILLVEDEESLAVGLKFNLEEENYEVKHARDGREALEFYKQEEFDLVILDIMLPYIDGFEVAERIRNENPQLPILMLTARTRKEDKIHGLELGADDYLSKPFHLAELLLRVKRMLQRKQWYTTSVSTSPIFKFGKNAINFETLICKCEDKELRLTPHEAMALQCLIEQKGKPVSRKKLLEKVWNITSEVETRTVDNFIVRLRKYFEEDPSNPQYIKSVRGIGYMFESDD, via the coding sequence ATGAATAAATACACAAGGATTTTACTCGTTGAAGATGAAGAAAGCTTAGCTGTTGGATTAAAGTTTAACTTGGAGGAAGAGAATTACGAAGTTAAACATGCACGCGATGGTAGAGAAGCTCTTGAATTCTACAAGCAAGAAGAATTTGATTTGGTGATTCTTGATATAATGCTTCCTTACATAGATGGTTTTGAAGTTGCTGAAAGAATACGAAATGAGAATCCACAACTCCCGATTTTAATGTTAACTGCAAGAACTCGGAAAGAAGATAAAATTCATGGTTTGGAATTGGGCGCCGATGATTACCTCAGCAAACCGTTTCATCTTGCCGAGTTACTGCTTCGTGTGAAAAGAATGTTACAAAGGAAGCAATGGTATACAACTTCGGTAAGCACCTCACCTATTTTTAAGTTTGGAAAAAACGCAATTAACTTTGAAACACTAATATGTAAATGCGAAGATAAAGAACTAAGATTGACTCCGCACGAAGCAATGGCATTACAATGTTTGATCGAACAAAAAGGAAAACCGGTTTCAAGAAAAAAATTGTTGGAAAAAGTTTGGAATATTACTTCCGAAGTTGAAACAAGAACGGTTGATAATTTTATAGTTCGTCTAAGAAAATATTTTGAAGAAGATCCCTCCAACCCGCAATACATTAAAAGTGTAAGGGGAATAGGCTATATGTTCGAAAGTGATGATTAG
- the corA gene encoding magnesium/cobalt transporter CorA, whose amino-acid sequence MAKNKSNKQNKKKQQLKNKIGKPPGTLIHVGESKIEKAIVTLTEYNEQEYKTKKIESVEELIQLASTNDDKIKWIDVNGISDVDFLTKFGEIFKIHSMILEDVVNSNQQPKVEYYDKDMFFVLKKIIWEENQDVSYDQISILITPQVLFTFRDDTKEDYTSIQARIETGVNVFRKSKLDYLFYVLIDFEVDRYFLLIEELSEKIEAEQEILFDDPTQNDIKKIQLLKKDAHKIKHAIRPLREALLSLVRQESVFIEQQNMVYFRDAMDHISQVHEALETQRESITTLIDIYLSSVSNKMNEVMKMLTLIATIFIPLTFIAGVYGMNFENMPELHFEYAYFIVWGIMIVLGISLIVYFKKKKWL is encoded by the coding sequence ATGGCAAAAAATAAAAGTAATAAGCAGAATAAAAAAAAGCAGCAATTAAAAAATAAAATAGGCAAGCCGCCGGGGACTTTAATTCATGTCGGCGAAAGTAAAATAGAAAAAGCGATTGTTACGTTAACCGAATACAACGAACAAGAATATAAAACAAAGAAAATAGAATCTGTTGAAGAACTCATACAGCTTGCTTCAACAAATGATGACAAAATCAAATGGATTGATGTTAACGGAATTAGCGATGTCGATTTTCTTACAAAGTTTGGAGAGATTTTTAAGATTCATTCAATGATATTGGAAGATGTGGTAAATAGTAATCAGCAACCAAAAGTTGAATATTATGACAAGGACATGTTTTTTGTCCTTAAAAAAATTATATGGGAAGAAAATCAAGATGTATCATACGATCAAATTTCAATTTTAATTACGCCCCAAGTATTATTTACATTCAGAGATGATACAAAAGAAGATTATACATCAATTCAGGCCAGAATTGAAACCGGAGTTAATGTTTTTCGAAAGTCAAAATTAGATTACCTCTTCTATGTTTTAATAGATTTTGAAGTTGATCGTTATTTCTTATTAATTGAAGAACTGAGCGAAAAAATTGAAGCCGAACAAGAAATATTGTTTGATGACCCCACTCAAAACGACATCAAGAAAATCCAACTTCTTAAAAAAGACGCCCATAAAATTAAACATGCTATAAGACCGCTAAGGGAAGCTTTATTAAGTTTAGTTAGGCAAGAATCCGTGTTTATTGAACAACAAAATATGGTTTATTTCCGTGACGCAATGGACCACATTAGTCAAGTGCATGAAGCATTGGAGACACAGAGGGAATCCATTACTACTTTGATAGATATTTATCTTTCCAGTGTCAGCAATAAAATGAACGAAGTAATGAAAATGCTTACGCTAATTGCAACTATTTTTATTCCTTTGACGTTTATAGCAGGGGTATATGGGATGAACTTTGAAAATATGCCTGAACTACATTTTGAGTATGCTTATTTTATTGTATGGGGGATTATGATTGTTCTTGGAATTTCATTAATTGTTTATTTCAAAAAGAAAAAGTGGTTATAG
- a CDS encoding LytTR family DNA-binding domain-containing protein, with product MKSIIIEDEKLAADRLEELIKEIDASIEVTAKLTSIENSVKWLKNNKTDLIFLDIQLEDGLSFKIFEKINVEVPIIFTTAYDHYAIKAFKLNSIDYLLKPIRKNELRESLIKYKDVKSSYLKDFEEIFSSILNQKINYKKRFLIQYGSKIKKIETDEIAYFYAMEKNVFLTTFTGSSYPLNYSLENLVELINPENFFRINRKMIVNFHAIKNMIPFSRSRIKIELNPLEPKEIEALVSVERAASFKEWLDK from the coding sequence ATGAAATCAATAATAATAGAAGACGAAAAACTTGCAGCAGATCGGTTAGAAGAATTGATCAAAGAAATTGATGCGTCAATTGAAGTAACAGCGAAATTAACATCAATTGAAAACTCAGTTAAATGGTTAAAGAATAATAAAACGGATTTGATTTTCTTAGATATTCAATTAGAAGACGGATTGAGTTTTAAGATCTTTGAAAAGATTAATGTAGAAGTGCCAATTATTTTTACAACAGCTTATGATCACTATGCAATAAAAGCATTTAAGCTAAACAGCATCGACTATCTATTAAAGCCAATCCGCAAAAATGAACTTAGAGAAAGTCTAATTAAATACAAGGATGTAAAATCATCTTACCTGAAGGATTTTGAAGAAATCTTTTCATCTATTCTAAATCAAAAAATAAATTATAAAAAACGATTTTTAATTCAATACGGAAGTAAGATTAAAAAAATCGAGACTGATGAAATAGCATATTTCTATGCAATGGAGAAAAATGTATTCTTAACAACATTTACCGGTTCTTCTTACCCATTGAATTATTCTCTTGAGAATTTGGTTGAATTAATTAATCCTGAAAATTTTTTTAGAATAAATAGAAAGATGATCGTAAACTTTCATGCAATTAAGAATATGATTCCATTCTCCAGATCAAGAATTAAAATTGAATTGAATCCTCTTGAGCCAAAAGAAATTGAAGCACTTGTAAGTGTAGAGCGTGCAGCTTCGTTTAAAGAGTGGTTGGATAAATAA
- the typA gene encoding translational GTPase TypA, translated as MKELRNIAIIAHVDHGKTTLVDQLLKQCHVFRKNQVVQAQFLDSNDLERERGITILAKNISIPYKDYKINIIDTPGHADFGGEVERVLKMADGVLLLVDSFEGPMPQTRFVLEKALQLHLKPIVVINKIDRPDNRPAEVLDEVYDLFIDLGADENQLDFPYVFASGRDGWAIKTLKDERKDLTPLIETIIDKIPSPPIQEGPVQIQATTLDYNDYVGRIGIGRVFRGSLNKNNKLSIIKRDGTIHAVSIRQLFVFEGLGRTEVEEVQCGDICAIVGIEDINIGDTISDSENLEPLPIISIDEPTISMTFTVNNSPFYGREGKFVTSRQLRDRLFKELESNVALRVNETNSPDAYRVSGRGILHLSILIENMRREGYELQIREPKVIYKEIDGKKAEPIEVLVVDVPTESAGKVIELVGQRRGEMVKMESKGSLQKLEFHIPSRGLMGLRTKILTATAGEGIMHHRFYQYEFFKGSIGGKLNGVLISMAEGAATAYAIDSLQDRGKFFIEPGDVVYKGQIVGENNKDIDIEVNVQRGKKLTNMRASGSDKAVKIAPAIKFSLEEALEYISEDEMVEVTPKSIRLRKLHLDPNERKRYNLEKV; from the coding sequence GTGAAAGAACTTAGAAATATCGCAATAATTGCACACGTTGACCATGGAAAGACTACATTAGTTGACCAATTATTAAAACAATGTCATGTTTTCAGAAAAAACCAAGTTGTGCAGGCACAATTTTTAGATTCAAATGATCTCGAACGAGAACGCGGAATTACAATACTTGCAAAGAATATCAGTATTCCCTATAAAGATTATAAGATTAATATTATCGATACTCCCGGTCACGCCGATTTTGGCGGTGAAGTTGAACGTGTTCTTAAAATGGCAGACGGAGTTTTGCTTTTAGTTGATTCGTTTGAAGGTCCAATGCCGCAAACACGTTTTGTTTTAGAGAAAGCATTGCAGCTTCACCTTAAACCGATTGTTGTAATTAATAAAATAGACAGACCGGATAATCGCCCTGCAGAAGTTCTTGATGAAGTTTACGATTTGTTTATTGATTTAGGCGCAGATGAAAATCAACTTGATTTCCCTTACGTATTTGCAAGTGGCAGAGACGGATGGGCAATTAAAACATTGAAAGACGAAAGAAAAGATTTAACACCTCTTATCGAAACAATTATTGATAAAATTCCATCCCCGCCAATTCAAGAAGGACCTGTACAAATTCAAGCAACGACTCTAGATTATAATGATTATGTAGGAAGAATTGGTATCGGAAGAGTATTCAGAGGATCGCTTAATAAAAACAATAAACTTTCTATCATAAAAAGAGACGGTACAATTCATGCAGTTTCAATAAGACAGTTATTTGTTTTTGAGGGACTTGGCAGAACCGAAGTTGAGGAAGTTCAATGCGGAGATATTTGTGCTATTGTAGGTATCGAAGATATAAATATTGGTGATACGATTTCGGATTCTGAAAATCTTGAACCGTTACCAATTATATCCATTGATGAACCTACAATTAGCATGACCTTTACAGTAAACAATTCACCATTTTACGGAAGAGAAGGAAAGTTCGTAACATCACGTCAGCTTCGGGATAGATTATTCAAAGAACTTGAAAGCAATGTTGCATTACGAGTCAACGAAACTAATTCTCCAGATGCTTACAGAGTTTCCGGAAGAGGTATTCTTCATTTATCAATTTTAATTGAGAACATGCGCCGTGAAGGGTATGAACTGCAAATAAGAGAACCCAAAGTTATTTACAAAGAAATTGACGGGAAGAAAGCCGAACCGATAGAAGTTCTTGTTGTTGATGTTCCAACCGAATCGGCAGGTAAAGTAATTGAACTTGTTGGTCAACGCAGAGGTGAAATGGTTAAAATGGAAAGCAAGGGGAGTCTTCAAAAATTAGAGTTTCATATCCCTTCAAGAGGATTAATGGGTCTGCGTACAAAGATATTGACTGCAACTGCCGGTGAAGGAATTATGCATCATCGATTTTATCAATATGAATTTTTCAAAGGTTCCATCGGCGGTAAATTAAACGGTGTATTGATTTCAATGGCAGAAGGTGCTGCCACTGCATACGCAATTGATTCGTTACAAGACCGCGGTAAATTTTTTATTGAACCGGGAGATGTTGTTTATAAGGGACAGATTGTTGGTGAAAACAATAAAGATATTGATATTGAAGTAAACGTTCAGCGTGGTAAAAAACTTACTAACATGCGGGCATCCGGTTCAGATAAAGCAGTAAAAATTGCACCTGCAATTAAGTTTTCTTTGGAAGAAGCGCTAGAGTATATCTCGGAAGATGAGATGGTTGAAGTGACACCAAAATCTATTCGTCTGCGTAAACTTCATTTAGACCCGAACGAAAGAAAAAGATATAATTTGGAGAAGGTTTAG
- a CDS encoding mechanosensitive ion channel family protein → MKEILNYELWGNTVSEYLMALLILIVSVIIIQLIKKHIFKKIESTGTEGVLGTKFIIKITSRFAIPLFYLAALYLAFDFIQIPESATKVIKVIYLLIIVWIIIKFARAVIEFMINKYAEESGKEDTVRKFRPLLAFLNFTFYIIGILFILDNLGFHISTVIAGLGIGGIAIALAAQAILGDLFSYFVIYFDRPFELGDFIRVDDKAGVIERIGVKSTKIRSLSGELLVMSNSNLTNSRVHNFKQMFRRRIVFTIGVTYQTKPEQLEEIPKIIKQIIDEAENATFDRSHFFRYGDFSLDFETVFFVETNDYIKYMDIQQEINLKIYKELEKRGIEFAYPTRTLYMKSESKS, encoded by the coding sequence ATGAAAGAAATATTAAACTATGAACTCTGGGGGAATACGGTTTCAGAATATTTAATGGCATTATTAATTCTTATAGTTTCCGTAATAATCATTCAACTGATAAAAAAACATATATTTAAAAAAATAGAAAGCACCGGGACTGAAGGTGTACTAGGTACAAAGTTTATAATAAAGATTACATCTCGCTTCGCAATTCCTTTATTTTATCTAGCTGCTCTTTATCTCGCTTTTGATTTTATACAAATTCCGGAAAGCGCTACTAAAGTTATTAAAGTTATATACTTACTAATTATTGTTTGGATAATCATAAAATTTGCAAGAGCTGTAATTGAATTTATGATTAATAAGTATGCCGAAGAATCGGGAAAAGAAGATACCGTAAGAAAATTTCGTCCATTACTCGCTTTTTTAAACTTCACTTTCTACATAATCGGTATACTATTTATACTAGATAATCTTGGATTTCACATATCTACGGTTATTGCCGGATTAGGCATTGGTGGTATTGCAATTGCCCTCGCTGCTCAAGCGATTCTAGGTGATCTTTTTAGTTACTTTGTTATTTATTTTGATAGACCGTTTGAACTTGGAGACTTTATCAGGGTTGATGATAAAGCCGGTGTGATTGAAAGAATCGGTGTTAAATCTACTAAAATTCGTTCATTAAGCGGCGAACTTCTTGTAATGTCTAATTCCAATTTAACAAACTCCAGAGTTCACAATTTTAAACAGATGTTTAGAAGAAGAATTGTTTTTACAATTGGAGTAACTTATCAAACCAAACCTGAGCAGCTTGAGGAGATTCCAAAAATAATTAAACAAATAATTGATGAAGCCGAAAATGCTACATTTGATAGATCACACTTTTTTAGATACGGTGATTTTAGTTTAGATTTTGAAACTGTCTTCTTTGTTGAAACTAATGATTACATAAAGTACATGGACATTCAGCAGGAAATTAATTTAAAGATTTATAAAGAACTTGAAAAACGTGGAATTGAATTTGCTTATCCGACTCGAACACTTTATATGAAAAGTGAATCAAAATCATAA
- a CDS encoding histidine kinase: MKLNKNVTITIFLVALFVQLIIISYNYFTGYIEINNIANFFIRLIIGTLFSFVFALFLVILDLILINNLDKKFPLPQKLVPRIPLELFFAVVIGILIGTATTVVAGTLMPYDDGLFKNVINNSLITVVINIIIISVIEAIIWFKRNQSAELKTEKLERENSEIKFEILKSQLNPHFLFNSLNVLSSLIKRDPEKAQQFVDEFSSVYRYTLDVIDKQVVELKDEVEFAKAYLYLQSIRFGNAVKYEVNIDANKLCYLVPPLSLQTLLENCFKHNIASEDSQLRLQIYNEGNYVVVVNNLHPKTTYVESKKIGLSNLQKRYALLSNVQPVFSYKGNEYIAKIPLLNFEE, translated from the coding sequence ATGAAGTTGAATAAAAATGTTACAATAACAATATTTTTGGTCGCTCTTTTTGTTCAGTTAATAATTATCTCGTACAATTATTTTACTGGTTATATAGAGATTAATAACATAGCCAACTTTTTTATACGTCTGATCATCGGTACATTATTCAGTTTTGTCTTCGCATTATTTTTAGTCATCCTCGATCTCATATTAATTAACAATCTTGATAAAAAATTTCCGTTGCCTCAAAAGTTAGTCCCAAGAATTCCTTTAGAATTGTTCTTTGCTGTTGTTATTGGAATACTAATCGGTACGGCAACAACTGTTGTTGCTGGAACATTAATGCCGTATGATGACGGATTATTTAAAAATGTTATTAATAATTCTCTTATTACAGTGGTAATAAATATTATTATCATAAGCGTAATTGAAGCAATAATATGGTTTAAAAGAAATCAATCGGCTGAATTAAAAACCGAGAAACTGGAAAGAGAAAATTCTGAGATTAAGTTCGAAATTTTAAAAAGTCAGCTAAACCCACATTTTCTTTTTAACAGCTTAAATGTTTTGTCTTCTCTAATAAAAAGGGATCCCGAGAAAGCTCAGCAATTTGTTGATGAGTTTTCTTCGGTTTACCGTTATACTCTTGATGTTATTGATAAACAAGTTGTCGAATTAAAAGATGAAGTTGAATTTGCGAAAGCGTATTTGTACTTGCAGTCAATTCGATTTGGTAATGCGGTTAAGTATGAAGTTAATATAGACGCTAACAAGCTTTGTTATTTAGTACCACCGCTTTCACTACAAACCTTGCTAGAAAATTGCTTTAAGCATAATATAGCTTCCGAAGATTCACAGCTTCGATTACAAATTTACAATGAGGGAAATTATGTAGTCGTAGTTAATAATCTTCATCCCAAAACTACTTATGTTGAATCGAAAAAAATCGGATTAAGTAACTTGCAGAAAAGATATGCGTTATTAAGTAATGTTCAACCCGTATTCAGTTATAAAGGAAATGAATATATAGCAAAAATTCCTCTCCTCAATTTCGAGGAATAA
- a CDS encoding HAMP domain-containing sensor histidine kinase produces the protein MLNNIKKINSNVYFILVFIFAQLAWMALLGLWIYWYVSNSIIFERVGDQLSPQIKIDGPSIFLFVGGIVLIVAIAFGMSVIFRNLNVQLRLTRLYDNFIANVTHELKSPLASIQLYLETIDSRELSPENKKRFIDYMIKDAERLNNLINSILEISRLEQKKISNEYRVYNSSEVIKSLVEQSAAQFQLPQNSLSIMGDSEAEIVIDKNALKIVLDNLIDNAIKYSPNVLHIGIKLFAERKRFIIEFSDKGIGIDQEQLKKIFKKFYRVYASNIPNVKGTGLGLYWVNEILKSHGGKITCYSEGINKGTTFKIELPIHKHYKKMFTRKLLKLTKKRELIESSESQNE, from the coding sequence ATGCTGAATAACATCAAAAAAATAAATTCCAACGTTTACTTTATTCTTGTTTTTATCTTTGCCCAATTAGCTTGGATGGCTTTACTTGGGCTGTGGATATATTGGTATGTTTCTAACTCAATTATTTTTGAGAGAGTCGGGGATCAATTATCTCCTCAAATAAAAATCGACGGACCAAGTATTTTTCTATTCGTTGGTGGAATTGTTCTTATTGTTGCGATAGCGTTTGGTATGTCCGTAATTTTTAGAAATCTTAATGTTCAGCTTCGTTTAACTCGATTGTATGATAATTTTATCGCAAATGTTACACATGAGTTAAAATCTCCGCTTGCATCAATACAGTTATACCTTGAGACAATAGATTCCCGGGAACTCTCGCCCGAGAATAAAAAACGTTTTATTGACTACATGATAAAAGATGCCGAACGCTTGAACAACCTGATCAATTCAATATTAGAAATATCACGACTTGAACAGAAAAAAATTTCAAATGAATATCGTGTCTATAATAGCAGCGAAGTAATTAAATCTTTAGTTGAACAATCTGCAGCACAATTTCAATTACCTCAGAATAGTCTGAGTATCATGGGTGATTCTGAGGCCGAAATCGTAATTGATAAAAACGCTTTAAAAATTGTCCTCGATAATTTAATCGACAATGCGATTAAATATTCCCCGAATGTTCTGCATATAGGAATAAAATTATTTGCAGAAAGAAAACGATTTATTATTGAGTTTTCAGATAAAGGAATTGGAATTGATCAAGAGCAATTAAAAAAGATATTTAAGAAATTCTATAGAGTTTACGCCAGCAATATTCCAAACGTTAAAGGTACCGGACTTGGCTTATATTGGGTTAACGAAATTCTTAAAAGTCATGGCGGTAAAATTACATGTTACAGTGAAGGAATTAACAAGGGAACAACATTTAAAATTGAACTCCCAATTCACAAGCATTATAAAAAAATGTTCACAAGAAAATTACTCAAGTTAACTAAGAAACGTGAATTAATTGAAAGTAGCGAGAGTCAAAATGAATAA
- a CDS encoding SMP-30/gluconolactonase/LRE family protein, protein MKIKLQLAFIIFLLSSFILSAQNESSIYIGTPELIQSGFSFTEGPAVDKSGNVYFTDQPNDKIYMWDYENDEIKIFHNSPERANGIYFDQNGNIIACADLNGKLISIKPDGKYDTLIDNFEGKQLNGPNDLWIAPNGGIYFTDPYYQRPYWERTEPEIDQERVYYYSPDGTLTIADENLVKPNGIIGTPNGEYLYVADIGDSKTYRYEIQTDGSLKNRMLFTEEGSDGMTIDNLGNIYLTNDFVSVFNREGKKIANISVPELPSNVCFGGKDRDILFITARTSVYKILMKTSGVN, encoded by the coding sequence ATGAAAATAAAACTTCAACTAGCATTTATAATTTTTCTCTTATCTTCCTTTATATTATCTGCGCAGAATGAATCTTCAATATACATCGGCACTCCGGAATTAATTCAATCCGGATTTAGTTTTACAGAAGGTCCGGCGGTTGATAAAAGTGGAAATGTTTATTTCACCGATCAACCTAACGATAAAATTTATATGTGGGATTATGAAAATGACGAAATAAAAATCTTTCACAATTCTCCCGAAAGAGCTAATGGAATTTATTTTGACCAAAATGGTAATATTATCGCTTGTGCCGATCTTAACGGTAAATTGATTTCAATAAAACCGGATGGGAAATACGATACATTAATTGATAACTTTGAGGGAAAACAATTAAACGGACCAAATGATTTATGGATTGCGCCAAACGGCGGAATATATTTTACAGATCCATATTATCAAAGACCATACTGGGAAAGAACCGAGCCCGAAATTGATCAAGAGCGCGTCTATTATTATTCGCCGGACGGAACATTAACCATCGCGGATGAAAATTTGGTTAAGCCAAATGGTATTATCGGAACACCGAATGGAGAATACTTATATGTCGCTGATATCGGTGATAGCAAAACTTATCGATACGAAATACAAACGGATGGTTCACTAAAAAATAGAATGCTTTTTACCGAAGAAGGTTCTGATGGAATGACAATAGACAATCTTGGAAACATATATTTAACGAATGATTTTGTTTCGGTATTTAATAGAGAAGGAAAAAAGATAGCCAATATATCGGTACCTGAACTTCCTTCGAATGTATGTTTTGGTGGAAAAGATAGAGATATATTGTTCATTACTGCCAGAACATCGGTTTATAAAATACTGATGAAAACCAGTGGTGTTAATTAA
- a CDS encoding calcium/sodium antiporter — protein MVEIILYLAGGLLIMLLGAEGLVRGASALALRIGISPLVVGLTVVAFGTSSPELVVSIGSAIEGNSDIAIGNVIGSNISNIALILGITALINPIKVNVQLIKREIPIMIGVTIVFLLFFYDLSLLRFEGFLLFIGIIVYTVISYKLSKKEKKETELEFEKEIPRAKGNLFKSILMVVFGLIFLAIGSKLFVDGAIEVALMLNISQVIIGLTIVAVGTSLPELITSVVASIKKEGDIAIGNVVGSNIFNLLSILGLTAIIYPITSESISLLDLGMFSLTALIMLPLSRTGFILNRIEGAILIGIYVTYIYFLIP, from the coding sequence TTGGTAGAAATTATTCTATATCTAGCAGGTGGATTATTAATTATGCTGCTCGGTGCCGAAGGGCTTGTACGTGGTGCATCTGCTTTGGCACTCAGAATCGGAATATCACCGCTAGTAGTCGGTTTAACAGTCGTAGCTTTCGGGACAAGCAGCCCTGAGCTAGTTGTGAGTATCGGATCTGCAATTGAAGGGAATAGTGATATTGCAATCGGAAATGTAATCGGCTCGAACATAAGTAACATAGCATTAATACTTGGAATTACCGCTCTAATTAATCCTATAAAAGTAAATGTGCAGCTTATAAAAAGAGAAATTCCAATAATGATTGGAGTTACTATCGTCTTCTTATTATTCTTTTATGATCTTTCACTTTTACGGTTTGAGGGCTTTCTTTTATTCATCGGTATAATAGTTTATACTGTTATAAGTTATAAACTTTCAAAGAAAGAGAAAAAGGAAACTGAATTAGAGTTTGAGAAAGAAATTCCACGGGCAAAGGGAAATTTATTTAAATCTATTTTGATGGTGGTGTTTGGTCTAATCTTCTTGGCGATCGGTTCAAAACTATTTGTCGATGGTGCAATTGAAGTCGCACTTATGTTAAATATTAGTCAAGTTATAATCGGATTAACTATTGTAGCTGTTGGAACAAGTTTACCCGAGTTAATTACATCAGTAGTTGCTTCCATTAAAAAAGAGGGTGATATAGCGATCGGAAATGTTGTTGGTTCAAATATTTTTAATTTGCTTTCTATTCTTGGTTTAACGGCAATCATTTATCCGATAACCTCAGAATCAATTAGTCTGCTTGACTTGGGAATGTTCAGTCTTACAGCATTGATAATGTTACCTCTTTCACGTACTGGATTTATTCTGAATAGAATTGAAGGAGCAATTCTTATCGGTATTTATGTAACTTATATATATTTCTTGATTCCTTAA
- a CDS encoding aldehyde dehydrogenase family protein, translating into MPIEENLQKEIKRVFDLQKSNRMRLANSSVEERKAKLKKLLNEILVSQDQICEAVYKDFRKSREETRLSEIYATTSELKHIIKHLKKWMKPKRVSTPLSLFGSSSKVLYESIGQSLIISPWNYPFQLVMAPLGLAIAAGNTVIVRPSEKSTNTSALLKKMIDKLFPEDEVKTFLGDEEVARELTSLPFNHIFFTGSPTVGKLVMEAAAKNLTKVTLELGGKSPVILNKDADLRTSATRIAWGKFMNGGQTCVAPDYLLIHEDVKEKFVGYMIEATKNLYGDKNTLREENNYCRLIDVKHFQSIQRLIDDAVNDGATIIHGGEIDESDKFISPTLIENVKLDSAIMQNEIFGPVLPIITFKDFNEILYIVNQNPNPLALYVFSKNKSFIKNVLESIPAGSSAVNDVVVHFANYNLPFGGINYSGIGKSHGYHGFKAFSNEKGVMKQPKYSTMTLLYPPYNNFKSKLVNLTIKYF; encoded by the coding sequence ATGCCCATCGAAGAAAATTTACAAAAGGAAATTAAAAGAGTATTCGATTTACAAAAATCGAACAGAATGCGATTAGCTAATTCATCGGTAGAAGAACGGAAAGCTAAATTGAAAAAACTCTTAAATGAAATATTAGTTTCGCAAGATCAAATATGTGAAGCAGTTTACAAAGACTTTCGCAAATCAAGAGAAGAGACAAGGCTTTCAGAAATTTATGCAACCACTTCTGAATTAAAGCACATCATCAAGCACTTAAAAAAATGGATGAAGCCAAAAAGAGTTTCAACCCCACTATCTTTATTTGGTTCATCCAGCAAAGTATTGTACGAATCGATCGGTCAATCTCTGATAATCTCACCATGGAATTATCCTTTTCAATTGGTTATGGCTCCATTGGGATTAGCAATTGCTGCTGGAAATACTGTAATTGTGAGACCTTCAGAAAAAAGTACCAACACTTCAGCACTGTTAAAAAAAATGATAGATAAACTATTTCCGGAAGACGAAGTAAAAACATTTCTCGGTGATGAAGAAGTTGCTAGAGAGTTGACATCCCTTCCGTTTAATCATATCTTCTTTACAGGAAGTCCTACGGTTGGCAAATTAGTTATGGAAGCGGCTGCAAAAAATTTGACAAAAGTTACTTTAGAATTAGGAGGGAAATCACCTGTAATATTAAATAAGGATGCTGATTTACGAACTTCGGCAACTAGAATTGCCTGGGGTAAATTTATGAATGGCGGGCAAACTTGTGTCGCTCCCGATTACTTATTAATTCATGAAGACGTAAAGGAAAAGTTTGTCGGATATATGATTGAAGCAACAAAAAATTTATATGGCGATAAAAATACTCTAAGAGAAGAAAATAATTATTGCAGATTGATAGATGTTAAACACTTTCAATCAATTCAACGATTAATAGATGATGCGGTTAATGATGGAGCGACAATTATTCATGGCGGTGAAATTGATGAGTCGGATAAATTTATTAGTCCAACTTTAATTGAAAACGTTAAACTCGATTCTGCAATAATGCAGAATGAAATATTTGGTCCTGTACTACCTATAATTACATTCAAAGATTTTAATGAAATCCTGTACATTGTAAATCAAAATCCTAATCCACTTGCGTTGTATGTTTTCAGCAAGAATAAATCATTTATAAAAAATGTGCTTGAAAGTATACCAGCCGGAAGTTCTGCGGTCAATGATGTAGTTGTTCACTTTGCAAATTATAATTTACCTTTCGGTGGAATTAATTATTCCGGAATTGGAAAATCCCACGGATATCATGGTTTCAAGGCTTTCTCGAATGAAAAAGGTGTTATGAAACAACCAAAATATTCAACAATGACATTGCTCTATCCACCTTACAATAATTTTAAAAGTAAGCTGGTTAATCTTACGATCAAATATTTTTAA